A portion of the Amia ocellicauda isolate fAmiCal2 chromosome 22, fAmiCal2.hap1, whole genome shotgun sequence genome contains these proteins:
- the vmac gene encoding vimentin-type intermediate filament-associated coiled-coil protein, whose translation MSLPSPVQIKEANAHLAAVHRRVSELERRLQAAENTVREQAESLIRKDEQLRAATQEIAQAKEREIGYLHEKLCKSEETIQKFQSLVKERDALILQLRHRCHLLDNICKSRPLLDSMLSHMAEAERLGPVAGGLGEAAMSLSLTDGESNCSPDRITNHKDFSLSEDDMDDQDLDETMFGTTV comes from the exons ATGTCCCTGCCATCCCCGGTCCAGATCAAGGAGGCGAATGCGCACTTGGCGGCGGTGCACCGGCGGGTGTCGGAGCtggagcgcaggctgcaggcgGCGGAGAACACGGTGCGGGAGCAGGCGGAGAGTCTGATCAGGAAGGACGAGCAGCTCAGGGCGGCCACGCAGGAAATCGCCCAGGCCAAGGAGAG GGAGATCGGGTACCTGCACGAGAAGCTGTGCAAGTCCGAGGAGACCATCCAGAAGTTCCAGAGCCTGGTGAAGGAGAGGGACGCCCTGATCCTGCAGCTCCGGCACCGCTGCCACCTGCTCGACAACATCTGTAAGAGCCGGCCACTGCTGGACAGCATGCTGTCCCACATGGCCGAGGCCGAGCGCTTGGGCCCGGTGGCCGGGGGGCTGGGCGAGGCGGCCATGAGTCTCTCACTGACCGACGGGGAGTCCAACTGCAGCCCCGACCGCATCACCAACCACAAGGACTTCTCTCTCAGCGAGGACGACATGGACGACCAGGACCTGGACGAAACCATGTTCGGAACGACTGTATAG
- the ndufa11 gene encoding NADH dehydrogenase [ubiquinone] 1 alpha subcomplex subunit 11 translates to MGYWDLQEGKDCVQKTWITTKLGTALGLVGSAYHIVAFQPDSAIQAVQRATSGTMTMATLGAIFGMATCLSAQARDEPDDPLNYFIGGCASGIFLGVRTHSYMTGTTGCLGLGVLAALTKIGKKEGWRIAGSPKL, encoded by the exons ATGGGTTACTGGGATCTGCAGGAAGGCAAGGACTGTGTCCAAAAGACATGGATCACTACCAAGCTGGGTACTGCTTTGG GCCTGGTTGGCTCTGCTTATCACATCGTGGCATTCCAGCCTGATTCTGCCATCCAGGCGGTCCAGAGGGCCACATCGGGCACCATGACCATGG CAACTCTTGGGGCCATCTTCGGCATGGCCACCTGTCTGAGTGCCCAGGCCAGGGATGAGCCAGACGACCCGCTCAACTACTTCATCGGTGGCTGTGCATCTGGGATCTTTCTTGGAGTGCGAA CTCACAGCTACATGACGGGAACTACAGGCTGCCTGGGGCTGGGGGTGTTGGCTGCGTTAACCAAGATTGGGAAGAAGGAAGGCTGGAGGATAGCGGGATCACCCAAGCTGTAA